CTTCCTCACAAACTGTCACTACTGCCATTGcagctctggacaagagcatctgctaaatcaatCAATGTGGCAGCATCTTACATTGACTTTGAACtggtgtaacgggtggtctcttgctgcgttgtgtattagatgttaaCGGGAGTAAGCGAGCAAGCAAGTTTCTAActgaggttctcactgctcgctgccaaccccttaaagccagcgtcgttaccagttgagctaaaggcaaattgccgttagcccGTCGGCAACAACGCTGCTTAACCCAGGTCTTGGGGGAATGAcatagccgctgcaaccgctcagctacctgctacccgctgcctatggctttacgcaggactcacacgagcaACCACTCGGCTACATCTTGCACAGCAAAGTTCAGTAGTGGAAAACCCCAGATTCTTAGTAATCCAAGGGTCAAAAGTACAAGCAGCAGTTTAGTCCCAACTGCTGACCTGAAATCAGTTCCGCAGGATATCGCTTATCCAAAATTTACATTGCAGTAGAGTGTATGGAAGCCACTGCCCAAGCCCAAAGACAGGAAACCAGATCTATCTGTTCAGCCATTTTCATATCAAACCTGCTAACATCAACCCAGGCACTAATTACAATATCATTATTGGTATTTtgatatttgtgtctgtgtttatatcATATAACACTGTAATTCTcctatattttaataataataataataattgaagcttgaattgtatttgtgttattaaacattaatgcGTATTATGTTCCCCAGATATTGTTATATGACTAGAACAACTAGTTCTCATAAAACCTGCAAGGCACCAAGTATTTGCCTGGCAATTTcaccatatttttattttactgagcATGAATTCATATTGAAGGTGATGTCATAAGGCTTAGTGAGCATGCCGGTTACAGTAGGGAGTTGTCTTTAtctgcacacatgcattgcAACACCAATCATTTGCACAAGTAAATTAAAGTTTAGGCGCAAAGATGGCActttaataaatgcaaactTTTCATAACTGCTTCCACTGCACACATTTTAGTCAATATACTCTTGTGAAACTGTTGTGGTATAAATTTAAACTTATGCATGTTCCCTAAACCAGTAATATTAAACTTACAACACCTTCCATGCACAGTTTTACGGTCCAAAGTGCAAAGtgagacaaacacaaaattaacaacaacaaaaacagaaaaaaaaatcatttaaaaaataaaatgttagaATAACAAGAGGAACATGCAcaacaaatgtaacattaagtaaaataaagtaaatatattaaaaattaagtaaatatattaaaaattaatctCAAATTTTTACTTATTAAATATAAGTAAAAATTTGAGATTaatataaaagtaatttaaaatcatgaaaagatgtgtttttagttgctttttaaaatttcaaaggatAGTGCTGCCCTGGTGTGCTTGGGTGAGGCATTCCCACAGTTCAGGTGCATAAAACGAAAGGAAACCACCCCACTTACCCTGCAATGTCCCCAAATGGACGCAGGAGTCATCACTGGGTCGCTAGAGCCAAGTCTCTTCATATTTTTTGCCCCCTTGCTTACTATTCACTTAAATAATAGTTACCCcgctcacacacccacaccattTATGTGATGTATGCCGTTTTAACACGGATGTCCTGCAAGACGAGTAGATACGTCATTGGTTAGAATATCGATCATTAGCATTTTTAATCATTCAATGATattactgtataaatacatagTGTCATATGCAGTTGTATTGCTCCTAGAAGTGACGCTGGAATGAGCGGGCGGTGTTTGAGGCACGAGTTTACGGTACACAACGGCTTTTTCATAGGATTTAAGATTGTAACGGCTGATACGCCGTAGCATCTTAGCAACGGAAGTGGTTGCCAGGACCCGAGGCAACACGTTGCATTATACTATACTATGGATTCGGTGCTCGTACGTTCATTTTTTGTCAAGCACCTCCTACCAGCACTCGGCGACACCCGTATCGTGTCTCCCTGTCGCCTGGAGCTTTGTAGAGAGACAAAACCACATTCTGGAGTGTGCGCAGTTTGTGGAGATCACAGGAACagaattttcagaattttcacTGCTAAAACCCACAGCGTTGGACATCCCTTGTTTTAATTTACTGATGTGTATGCGGTCTTAGAATTTCATACGCGAGTTTTCACCGGAAGATACTTTCATTTTGTACTAAAACCGTGACGCTTTCACATGTGCAGATCGATCACTTTGAAGAACCAAATATGGGACCTAGTCCACGCTGAAAAAGTTTACATTAAGATAGAAAGGTAAATGagcctatttattttatttgttatatattgCACTTTATATGTATTTCTTACAATTATGGATATGTTATACTATTGAAGTACAAATTAACTTCCTTAAtgtcctttcttttctccaccAAACTAGAATGCATTTCTGTCTCATACTACTATTATAAGAGTAGTTGTGGTAATTTGTAAAGTGACAGAATATCTGAGTTGTGTTGGTAAGATGAAacagttcattaaaatgtgtttggtgAGATGTGATCATTCAAATGCTTGATATGCCTTAATAAAACACTGCCTAATTGTGGTGTTTCTTCAAACAAACAGGTTTGCTACTATTCTTACTCTCTTGTCTACAATGCAAAGCGGTGAACAGTAGCCTGTGGAACAAGACCACCTTAAGCTGTGGTGTGTGCTCCAGTTTTCACTGTGGCTGCTGCAATTTCTGGTCCATCCTGTAAAGTGGCGGAGGAGAGGGTGAAGGATGCTTGCGATGCCCCAATTGGCGAAGTGGCCATGCAGGGTAAGGAGCAGCGGGGCATTGGTGCTGCTCTGTTGCATGCTCCTGATCAGCCATGCAGTGGGGGGTTGTCCTGCGCCATGCCTTTGTGCAAGTGATATCATAACGTGCGGCAACCAGAATCTTTCCACCATGCCAACCCACTATTTCTCGTTTGTCTCATGGTTGGACCTCAGCTACAACAGGATCACCATACTTAGCTTTAACTGGACCACGGCCCACCTGGACAAACTCCACACCTTAATTCTAAACCACAACTCCATTGTCCACATCTCCTTGAGCGCCTTCTCCCAGGTGCCGCATCTTAAATACTTAGACTTGTCCTCCAATAAAGTCAGCATCCTGAACACATCTGTCTTCCAGGACTTGGCAGAGCTGGAGGTGTTGCTGCTGTTCAGAAACCATGTGGCTGTCCTAGGTCCTGGGACCTTTGGTGGACTGCAGAGACTGCAGCGACTATATCTCAGCCAGAATCGACTCACCCAATTTCCGCTGGAACTTTTTGTCGGAAAGCTCCGCCTCCCCCAGCTCAAATTTTTAGACCTGTCATACAATCTACTCCACAAGATTCCAGTTCAGAGTATCATTTCTCTGCCAATCTGGCAGCAATCCGGGCTCTACCTCCACCAGAACCAGCTAACCTGTGACTGCACACTGTGGGCCATGCTAATGTACTGGTCTCAGAGACACTTCCCTCCTGTCATGGACTTCAGAGATGATTACAAATGCCTCCTCCCTCATTTCAGCATGGCCATAAACGTCTTCACACAGATGGACTTCATGAACTGTTCCAATAGGGCAGCAAACATCTCTTTCTACTTCTCTGGAAAGACTTATGAGGCCTACATGGGGAGCAATCTTGTAatgcactgtgacagcaaaATACCAACAGGGAATGCACTTATCTTTTGGGTGTCTCCAGGTCAGAAGGTCCTTACTCCAGGAGCTAGTTCTGAGAACCTAAGCATGTTCCCCAATGGGAGCCTGGGCCTCAGTCACATGAGCTCCGATGACTCAGGTATCTACACCTGCTTCGTGGCCCACCACAGACAGAACCTCAATGAGACCATTCAGGTGACTGTGCAGGTGACAAATTCATCCAGCGAACACTCCCGTACCACAAAAAATGTCCACGCAGCCTTCACCACACTAGCATCCTGCATGGTCAGTGTTGTGCTGGTGCTGATCTACCTGTATTTGACGCCCTGCCGATGTTGGGCAAGCCAAACGCCTTCCATTGAGAGAAGGGCAGGTTCTGGGAAGAGAGTGATGTTTCTAGAGTCTCCtgctgagcatgctcagaatgGCAAAGTCAAGACTGTCTCCAGGGATAGCACAGTTGGCATTCTGAAGGTTGGTGAGTCCATGCCCAACACCGTACCTGCTGGATTCTTGGATTCATCTCTCATCCTATAGGTCAAGAACTTGGTGTCCTGTCCCCCTGTAACCAGACTTGAGAGACATTTCTTGGAAAAGGCCTCAGGGTTAAAAAGTTCAGAGACCACCTAAAATGGTGTCTCAAAGAGCCAGTATAC
The sequence above is a segment of the Megalops cyprinoides isolate fMegCyp1 chromosome 23, fMegCyp1.pri, whole genome shotgun sequence genome. Coding sequences within it:
- the LOC118770627 gene encoding amphoterin-induced protein 2-like — its product is MRSRAATAEAEAPARIDPDDPHSPRGDQMLALRMKELELELCRQEYQNRLLQLPAFELETDREIKLKELELAIEDRPRPAPTPFPRRSKTGTSPSAAGSAVSAPSPIPASPAAPVHIRASSPVPVSSGASIDSPDFDVTKHIRLVPLFREIFTVAAAISGPSCKVAEERVKDACDAPIGEVAMQVGGCPAPCLCASDIITCGNQNLSTMPTHYFSFVSWLDLSYNRITILSFNWTTAHLDKLHTLILNHNSIVHISLSAFSQVPHLKYLDLSSNKVSILNTSVFQDLAELEVLLLFRNHVAVLGPGTFGGLQRLQRLYLSQNRLTQFPLELFVGKLRLPQLKFLDLSYNLLHKIPVQSIISLPIWQQSGLYLHQNQLTCDCTLWAMLMYWSQRHFPPVMDFRDDYKCLLPHFSMAINVFTQMDFMNCSNRAANISFYFSGKTYEAYMGSNLVMHCDSKIPTGNALIFWVSPGQKVLTPGASSENLSMFPNGSLGLSHMSSDDSGIYTCFVAHHRQNLNETIQVTVQVTNSSSEHSRTTKNVHAAFTTLASCMVSVVLVLIYLYLTPCRCWASQTPSIERRAGSGKRVMFLESPAEHAQNGKVKTVSRDSTVGILKVGESMPNTVPAGFLDSSLIL